From Vibrio tritonius, the proteins below share one genomic window:
- the rpmI gene encoding 50S ribosomal protein L35: MPKMKNNKGAAKRFKKTAGGFKFKHATKRHILTKRTTKNKRQLRPNSILPKCEVAGIVRCLPYA; encoded by the coding sequence ATGCCTAAGATGAAAAACAACAAAGGTGCTGCTAAGCGTTTCAAGAAAACTGCTGGTGGTTTTAAGTTCAAACACGCTACCAAACGTCACATCCTGACTAAGCGTACTACTAAGAACAAACGTCAACTACGTCCAAACTCAATTCTTCCTAAATGTGAAGTTGCGGGTATCGTTCGTTGTCTGCCATACGCTTAA
- the rplT gene encoding 50S ribosomal protein L20: protein MPRVKRGVQARARHKKVLKQAKGYYGARSRVYRVAFQAVTKAGQYAYRDRRNKKRQFRQLWIARINAASRQNGLSYSRFINGLKKASIEIDRKILADIAVFDKAAFAVLVEKAKAAL, encoded by the coding sequence ATGCCTCGCGTAAAACGTGGTGTACAAGCTCGTGCACGTCATAAGAAAGTTCTGAAACAAGCTAAAGGTTACTACGGTGCACGTTCACGTGTATATCGTGTAGCTTTCCAAGCAGTTACTAAAGCTGGTCAATACGCTTACCGTGACCGTCGCAACAAGAAACGTCAATTCCGTCAACTTTGGATTGCACGTATCAATGCTGCGTCTCGTCAAAATGGTCTATCTTACAGCCGTTTCATCAATGGTCTTAAGAAAGCATCTATCGAGATCGACCGTAAGATCCTTGCGGACATCGCGGTATTCGACAAAGCTGCATTTGCAGTTCTAGTTGAAAAAGCGAAAGCTGCTCTTTAA
- a CDS encoding family 43 glycosylhydrolase yields the protein MKTTQWMYRHWWSRGLALLCLSLFAISNSFASSTTFTNPIYENGADPWLMYYHGNYYSATTTWSSQLEMRKSPTLAGLADATPVNVWSETDSSRCCNFWAFEFHRLNGPNGWRWYMLYTSGQNGTYDYQHISVLESQGDDPMGPYEYKGSPLEDSYNIDGSYITIKGQLYLMYSQWNGDYQQLFIVEMSDPWTASGSPSLLSSPSLDWEQVGMNVNEGPEPLIYNGHVYVVYSASYCATSSYKLGLLELTGDDPLSIDSWIKTSEPVFESANGVYAPGHNGFFTSPDGKEDWLVYHANASASYGCGTTRSLRAQSFTWNSDGTPNFGQPVATGAAIAVPSGENGPMKVKPEAPMLKLSHYTLKENGTAQLDSAINVIVDQIGDGVVRLANQDGNFLSGYQCSSSQSFLPWQNSDCQKWRFGIDSDGLLTLTNATSNESFAACGGEDCSRGWSLSTTGDIAIVSGQSGRVLTATDSSTEQQGWSEKDSQLWQINAQSNGTVTLTNTGANNTCLAAESSSTRFSNCTSNAAQWYVRPRDEGGYRFVSATNGKLLDLTNCALDDGTAVGVYADLDNICQRFYLRDVSTSNVVNTTVSGTYRITPLISGKAIDITNCATSDGTNVEQWSWLNNDCQKFAISSVDEIWHRISPLNAPTQAVTVKNGYRTSNTNIELSRFDDGLDQQFRFQAAGSGKWRIINRNSGLCLQVAADASRDGANIVQYQCIAGDSSQMFSLVKQN from the coding sequence ATGAAAACAACTCAGTGGATGTATCGTCACTGGTGGAGTCGAGGATTAGCATTACTGTGCTTATCTTTATTTGCGATAAGTAACAGCTTTGCCAGTTCGACCACATTTACCAACCCTATTTATGAAAACGGAGCTGATCCTTGGCTCATGTACTATCACGGTAACTATTATTCTGCGACCACAACGTGGAGTTCTCAGTTAGAAATGCGCAAATCACCCACTTTAGCGGGCTTAGCCGATGCAACACCAGTGAACGTATGGTCTGAGACTGATTCTTCACGTTGCTGCAATTTTTGGGCTTTTGAATTTCACCGCTTAAATGGTCCCAATGGTTGGCGCTGGTATATGCTTTATACCTCTGGTCAAAACGGAACGTATGATTATCAGCATATTTCGGTGTTAGAAAGCCAAGGTGATGATCCAATGGGGCCTTATGAATATAAAGGTTCTCCGTTGGAGGATAGCTACAATATTGATGGTAGTTACATCACTATCAAAGGTCAGCTCTATTTGATGTATTCGCAATGGAACGGTGATTACCAACAGCTCTTTATTGTAGAAATGTCTGACCCTTGGACCGCATCAGGCTCTCCTAGCTTGTTAAGTTCACCGTCATTGGATTGGGAACAAGTTGGGATGAATGTCAATGAAGGGCCAGAACCCTTGATTTATAACGGTCATGTCTATGTGGTCTATTCGGCGAGCTACTGTGCGACATCAAGCTATAAATTGGGTTTACTGGAGTTAACCGGAGATGACCCGCTAAGTATCGATAGCTGGATCAAAACGTCAGAGCCGGTGTTTGAATCGGCCAATGGGGTTTACGCCCCAGGACATAATGGCTTTTTTACTTCGCCAGATGGCAAAGAAGATTGGCTTGTTTATCACGCCAATGCCAGCGCTAGCTACGGTTGTGGTACAACACGTTCACTTCGCGCGCAATCCTTTACTTGGAATAGCGACGGTACGCCAAACTTTGGTCAGCCTGTTGCTACTGGCGCCGCAATCGCTGTACCTTCCGGTGAAAATGGCCCAATGAAAGTGAAACCTGAAGCTCCAATGCTCAAGCTGAGTCACTATACACTTAAAGAGAATGGCACTGCACAGTTGGACAGCGCTATCAACGTTATTGTCGACCAAATTGGTGATGGTGTGGTTCGTCTTGCCAACCAAGATGGTAACTTTTTATCAGGATATCAATGCAGTAGTAGCCAATCATTCTTGCCATGGCAAAATTCGGACTGCCAAAAATGGCGCTTTGGTATCGATTCTGATGGATTGCTTACATTGACCAACGCCACCAGCAACGAATCTTTTGCTGCATGCGGCGGGGAGGATTGTAGTCGTGGTTGGAGTCTATCAACAACGGGTGACATCGCCATTGTGAGTGGTCAAAGTGGGCGAGTTCTAACGGCGACAGACTCCTCAACGGAGCAGCAAGGATGGAGTGAAAAGGACAGCCAGCTATGGCAAATTAATGCGCAATCTAATGGTACTGTGACGCTGACGAACACCGGTGCTAACAATACTTGCTTGGCAGCTGAAAGCAGCAGTACTCGTTTTTCTAATTGCACCAGTAACGCAGCACAATGGTATGTTCGTCCGAGAGATGAAGGGGGATATCGCTTTGTTTCTGCAACGAATGGTAAATTGCTCGATTTGACCAACTGTGCGTTAGATGACGGTACGGCAGTCGGTGTCTATGCAGACCTTGATAACATTTGCCAGCGTTTCTATTTAAGAGATGTCAGCACGTCAAACGTCGTCAATACCACGGTCAGTGGAACGTATCGAATTACACCATTGATATCAGGTAAAGCGATTGATATCACTAATTGTGCAACCAGTGATGGAACCAATGTAGAACAGTGGAGTTGGTTAAATAACGATTGCCAAAAATTTGCGATATCGAGTGTGGATGAAATTTGGCATCGTATTTCACCACTCAATGCGCCTACGCAAGCCGTGACAGTGAAAAATGGCTATCGGACTAGTAATACGAACATTGAATTGAGCCGTTTTGACGATGGTTTGGATCAACAATTTCGTTTCCAAGCTGCCGGTTCTGGTAAATGGCGAATCATTAATCGTAATAGTGGACTCTGCTTACAGGTTGCAGCAGATGCCAGTCGTGATGGGGCAAACATCGTACAATACCAATGCATTGCAGGAGATTCGTCGCAGATGTTTAGTTTGGTCAAACAGAACTGA
- a CDS encoding ABC transporter permease has protein sequence MAFFKHSRPNPLNVARWQRFKSNRRGWWSMWIFALLFVLSLFAEVIANDKPLLVSYQHEWYFPIAKMYPETTFGGEFLTETDYSDPYVKQLIEKDGYMVWPPIQFSYNTINYNLVGSVPSAPDHTNLLGTDDKGRDVLARIIYGFRISVLFGFVLTLVSSVIGVFVGATQGYYGGWIDLIGQRFIEVWSGMPTLFLLIILSSFVEPNFWWLLGIMVLFSWMSLVGIVRAEFLRGRNFDYVRAAQAMGVSDGRIMLRHMLPNAMVASLTMMPFILSGSVTTLTSLDFLGFGLPVGSPSLGELLAQGKANLQAPWLGISAFVVLSMMLTLLVFVGEAVRDAFDPHLQR, from the coding sequence ATGGCTTTTTTTAAACACTCTCGTCCTAACCCATTGAACGTGGCACGTTGGCAGCGTTTTAAATCCAACCGTCGTGGCTGGTGGTCAATGTGGATTTTTGCCCTGCTGTTTGTCCTAAGTCTGTTTGCCGAAGTGATTGCTAACGATAAACCGCTGCTGGTTTCGTATCAGCATGAGTGGTATTTCCCGATTGCAAAAATGTACCCAGAAACCACGTTTGGTGGGGAATTTTTAACGGAAACGGACTATTCCGACCCTTATGTTAAACAACTGATTGAAAAAGATGGCTATATGGTTTGGCCACCCATTCAATTTAGTTACAACACCATCAACTATAACTTAGTAGGCAGTGTGCCTTCTGCCCCTGATCATACGAATTTGTTGGGGACAGACGATAAGGGCAGGGATGTTTTAGCTCGTATCATCTACGGTTTTCGCATTTCAGTGCTGTTTGGTTTTGTGCTTACCTTAGTGTCTTCAGTGATTGGCGTTTTCGTTGGGGCAACGCAAGGTTATTACGGTGGTTGGATAGACTTAATTGGTCAGCGTTTTATCGAAGTCTGGTCGGGTATGCCGACGCTGTTTCTACTGATCATTTTATCGAGCTTTGTTGAACCAAACTTTTGGTGGCTATTGGGCATTATGGTGCTGTTTAGTTGGATGAGTTTGGTCGGCATTGTTCGCGCTGAATTCTTGCGTGGTCGTAACTTTGACTACGTGCGTGCAGCGCAAGCAATGGGGGTAAGTGATGGACGTATTATGCTACGCCATATGCTGCCAAATGCGATGGTGGCATCGTTAACTATGATGCCTTTTATTTTGTCAGGTTCGGTAACCACTCTGACCTCTTTGGATTTCTTAGGGTTTGGTCTGCCCGTTGGTTCCCCTTCATTAGGTGAGCTGCTTGCGCAAGGTAAAGCTAATCTGCAAGCTCCTTGGCTTGGCATTTCGGCCTTTGTGGTGTTATCGATGATGCTGACATTGCTTGTTTTTGTCGGTGAAGCGGTACGCGACGCCTTTGACCCTCATTTACAACGGTGA
- the infC gene encoding translation initiation factor IF-3 has product MPAKQNQHRLNGEIRGVREVRLTGVDGESVGVVSIQEALAAADEAGLDLVEISPNAEPPVCRVMDYGKFLFEKSKATKEQKKKQKQVQIKEIKFRPGTDIGDYQVKLRNLLRFLEDGNKVKVTIRFRGREMAHQDIGVDVLHRLKEDTADFAAVESFPSKIEGRQMIMVLAPKKK; this is encoded by the coding sequence GTGCCGGCCAAACAAAACCAGCACCGTTTAAACGGTGAAATTCGTGGCGTTCGTGAAGTTCGTTTGACTGGCGTTGACGGTGAATCTGTTGGTGTTGTATCGATTCAAGAAGCACTAGCAGCTGCAGATGAAGCTGGTTTGGATCTCGTAGAGATCAGCCCTAACGCCGAGCCACCAGTCTGTCGTGTGATGGACTATGGCAAGTTCCTCTTTGAGAAGAGCAAGGCTACAAAAGAGCAGAAGAAAAAGCAAAAACAGGTCCAGATCAAGGAAATCAAATTCCGTCCTGGAACTGACATTGGTGACTATCAGGTAAAACTACGCAACCTGTTACGTTTCCTAGAAGACGGCAACAAAGTGAAAGTTACTATTCGCTTCCGTGGCCGCGAAATGGCTCACCAAGACATCGGTGTAGACGTTCTTCATCGTTTGAAAGAAGATACCGCTGATTTTGCAGCAGTAGAATCTTTCCCATCGAAGATTGAAGGTCGCCAGATGATCATGGTGTTGGCCCCTAAGAAGAAGTAA
- a CDS encoding MFS transporter → MTTDHSSLKLRNYPAFFHFWLSRLTSGFAFQMVSVAVGWQIYDMTHSALNLGFIGLIQFVPAVLLALPAGHIADQFHRRNVVVVCQFFEWIALVALAVLSFAGWLNETAILTFIGIISVFRTFENPSGRAIVPALVPEAILPRALAINGSGGQAASIIGPALGGFLYLLGPSYVYAITAVMTLTSLILMASLKYQYAPPKRVPMNVERLFSGVAFIRKEKIILGVLSLDLFAVLLGGATALLPIFARDILHTEAWGLGLLRAAPAVGALLMSFYLAKYTLQRRVGMVMFASVAGFGLATIVFALSQNLWLSLAALFVLGALDMISMVIRSTLVQIETPDEMRGRVGAVNSIFINTSNQLGEFESGMLAAAVGAVNAALFGGIGTIIVVGLWMVWFPSIRQREKLVRED, encoded by the coding sequence ATGACAACCGATCACTCCTCACTTAAATTGCGCAACTATCCAGCTTTTTTTCATTTCTGGCTGTCACGCTTAACCAGCGGATTCGCGTTTCAAATGGTCTCTGTTGCGGTGGGATGGCAAATCTACGATATGACCCACTCCGCACTTAATTTAGGATTCATTGGTTTAATCCAATTTGTACCTGCGGTGTTACTGGCCTTGCCTGCGGGTCATATCGCCGACCAATTTCATCGCCGCAATGTGGTGGTGGTTTGCCAATTTTTTGAATGGATTGCACTTGTTGCCTTGGCAGTACTCAGTTTTGCCGGCTGGCTTAATGAAACAGCAATACTGACTTTTATCGGCATCATTAGTGTATTTCGTACCTTTGAAAACCCATCAGGTCGTGCCATTGTTCCCGCATTGGTTCCAGAAGCCATTTTGCCGCGAGCGTTAGCCATTAATGGTTCGGGCGGTCAGGCAGCAAGCATTATTGGCCCAGCTCTTGGTGGGTTCTTATATTTGCTTGGTCCAAGTTATGTTTATGCTATTACCGCCGTTATGACCCTTACCTCCCTGATTTTAATGGCAAGTTTGAAGTATCAATATGCACCACCTAAGCGAGTACCGATGAACGTGGAACGACTGTTCTCTGGCGTAGCGTTTATTCGCAAAGAGAAAATCATTCTGGGCGTATTGTCGTTGGATCTTTTCGCGGTTCTACTTGGCGGCGCAACAGCGCTCTTGCCTATTTTTGCTCGAGATATTTTGCACACAGAAGCTTGGGGCCTAGGTTTATTACGTGCGGCACCGGCTGTGGGTGCTCTATTGATGTCGTTCTACTTGGCTAAATATACATTACAGCGCCGCGTGGGAATGGTGATGTTTGCTTCCGTAGCGGGCTTTGGTTTGGCCACCATTGTGTTCGCTTTATCCCAAAATTTATGGCTCTCTCTAGCTGCTTTGTTTGTACTTGGCGCTCTCGATATGATCAGTATGGTGATTCGCAGCACGCTGGTACAAATCGAGACACCCGATGAGATGCGGGGTCGCGTTGGCGCGGTCAATTCTATATTTATCAATACCTCCAACCAGTTAGGCGAATTTGAATCTGGGATGCTAGCCGCCGCTGTTGGCGCTGTGAATGCGGCACTTTTCGGTGGAATCGGTACCATCATCGTGGTCGGCTTGTGGATGGTGTGGTTCCCATCCATTCGTCAGCGAGAAAAGTTGGTACGAGAAGACTAA
- the yejF gene encoding microcin C ABC transporter ATP-binding protein YejF, with protein MNDALLTIDELSVGFGRAQSVETVTYNVSLSIKKGETLALVGESGSGKSVTANAILKLLPKGSAHYQTGQIRFDGVDTLKCSERELRGIRGGRIGMIFQEPMVSLNPLHKVGKQLVETLAVHRGMRENKARTLAIEWLGKVGIRQPEQKIDAYPHELSGGERQRVMIAMALINEPELLIADEPTTALDVSVQAQILDLLKELQQELGMAMLFITHDLSIVRRIADRVAVMQHGHLIETNECHALFNNPQHPYTRKLIDSDPKGLPVAVSEEEPVLVSTQGLKVWFPIKGGLLKRTKDHVKAVTDMSFALKKGHSIGLVGESGSGKSTTGMAILQLVQSQGSIQFNHQELQGLERKAMLPYRSKMQVVFQDPFSALNPRMSVAQVIGEGLRVHTDLDEEGIDQTICAVMREVDLDPETRFRFPNEFSGGQRQRIAIARALVLKPQFILLDEPTSSLDRTVQAQVLELLKSLQEKHGLTYLFISHDLNVVRSLCHYTIVMRQGEIVEQGDTQQLFAQPQNPYTQELVRLSSF; from the coding sequence ATGAATGACGCATTACTAACCATAGATGAATTATCGGTCGGATTCGGTCGCGCGCAGAGTGTCGAAACCGTAACATACAACGTTTCCTTGAGTATCAAAAAAGGGGAGACTTTGGCGCTCGTTGGCGAAAGTGGTTCGGGTAAATCGGTGACTGCGAACGCCATACTAAAGCTATTGCCCAAAGGGTCTGCTCACTATCAAACTGGGCAAATTCGGTTTGATGGTGTGGATACGCTCAAATGCAGTGAAAGAGAGTTACGCGGTATACGTGGCGGGCGGATTGGCATGATCTTCCAAGAGCCGATGGTGTCGTTAAATCCACTGCATAAAGTGGGTAAACAGTTGGTTGAAACATTAGCCGTGCATCGCGGTATGCGTGAAAACAAAGCGCGTACATTAGCGATTGAGTGGTTAGGGAAAGTGGGTATTCGCCAGCCTGAGCAAAAAATTGATGCTTATCCTCACGAGCTTTCTGGTGGTGAACGCCAGCGCGTAATGATTGCGATGGCGCTAATCAATGAACCGGAATTGCTGATTGCGGATGAGCCAACCACGGCACTGGATGTGTCGGTACAAGCTCAGATTCTTGATTTACTGAAAGAGCTGCAACAAGAGTTGGGCATGGCGATGTTGTTTATCACTCACGATTTAAGCATTGTGCGCCGCATTGCTGACCGCGTAGCTGTGATGCAGCATGGCCATTTGATCGAAACGAACGAATGCCATGCTTTGTTTAACAACCCACAGCACCCTTATACGCGTAAGTTGATCGATTCTGACCCGAAAGGTCTGCCTGTTGCGGTCAGTGAAGAAGAACCTGTCTTAGTCAGCACGCAAGGACTCAAAGTATGGTTCCCGATCAAAGGTGGCTTGCTTAAGCGAACCAAAGATCATGTTAAGGCGGTGACCGACATGAGCTTTGCACTCAAAAAGGGCCATTCTATTGGTTTGGTCGGGGAAAGTGGTTCGGGTAAATCCACCACGGGTATGGCGATATTGCAGTTAGTTCAATCACAAGGTTCCATTCAGTTTAATCACCAAGAGCTGCAAGGACTAGAACGTAAAGCCATGCTGCCATATCGCAGTAAAATGCAGGTGGTGTTTCAAGACCCATTCTCTGCATTGAACCCACGGATGTCTGTCGCACAGGTAATAGGTGAAGGCCTTCGCGTTCATACCGACCTAGATGAAGAGGGCATTGACCAAACGATTTGTGCCGTGATGCGCGAGGTGGATCTCGACCCTGAAACCCGCTTTCGTTTCCCGAATGAATTCTCTGGTGGGCAACGTCAACGTATTGCTATCGCACGAGCGTTGGTATTAAAGCCGCAATTTATTTTGTTGGATGAACCGACATCGTCCCTTGACCGCACTGTTCAAGCGCAGGTGTTGGAACTGCTAAAATCGTTGCAAGAAAAGCATGGTTTAACCTATCTCTTTATAAGTCATGATTTGAATGTAGTGCGCTCTTTGTGTCATTACACCATTGTGATGCGCCAAGGGGAGATTGTAGAGCAGGGTGATACGCAGCAGCTTTTTGCCCAACCGCAAAATCCGTATACCCAAGAGTTGGTTCGTCTTTCTTCCTTTTGA
- the thrS gene encoding threonine--tRNA ligase codes for MPTITLPDGSQRQFDNPVTTLEVAQSIGPGLAKATIAGRVNGNRVDACDLIEEDASLEIITAKDEVDGLEIVRHSCAHLLGHALKQLYPDAKMAIGPTIDNGFYYDIDMEHSLSQEDLEKIEARMKELAKTKYEVVKKKVSWQEARDTFESRGEPYKIEILDENVSRDDRPGLYHHLEYIDMCRGPHVPNMGFCQHFKLLNVAGAYWRGNSDNKMLQRIYGTAFHDKKALKAHLTRLEEAAKRDHRKIGKQLDLFHMQQEAPGMVFWHHNGWSVFRSLEQFVRSKLTEYDYQEVKGPMIMDRVLWERSGHWDKYADAMFTTSSENREYAIKPMNCPGHVQIFNQGLKSYRDLPLRMAEFGSCHRNEPSGSLHGIMRVRGFTQDDAHIFCTEDQIQQEVTSCIKMVYDTYKTFGFENIAVKLSTRPEKRVGSDEIWDKSEADLITSLNALEIPFEIQEGEGAFYGPKIEFTLYDCLGRAWQCGTVQLDFNLPGRLGATYVGENNERVVPVMIHRAILGSIERFIGILIEEYAGFFPTWLAPEQAVVVNITDKQADYAQEVAQKLQKCGIRAKADLRNEKIGFKIREHTLKRVPYMLVCGDQEMEAGEIAVRTRKGKDLGKFKLDDFIEHIQSEVASRKLNLEE; via the coding sequence ATGCCTACAATCACTCTTCCTGACGGCAGTCAGCGTCAATTTGACAACCCAGTTACTACTCTTGAAGTCGCACAGTCTATCGGTCCTGGTCTTGCTAAAGCAACCATCGCAGGGCGTGTTAATGGCAATCGTGTCGACGCTTGTGATTTGATTGAAGAAGATGCAAGTCTTGAAATCATCACCGCTAAAGATGAAGTAGATGGTCTTGAAATCGTTCGTCACTCATGTGCTCACCTTTTAGGTCACGCATTGAAGCAGCTTTACCCTGATGCGAAAATGGCGATCGGTCCGACTATCGACAATGGTTTCTACTACGATATCGATATGGAACATTCTCTATCTCAAGAAGATTTAGAGAAAATCGAAGCCCGTATGAAAGAGCTGGCGAAAACCAAATACGAAGTCGTGAAGAAAAAAGTAAGCTGGCAAGAAGCTCGCGATACTTTTGAATCTCGTGGTGAACCGTACAAAATTGAAATTCTAGATGAAAATGTTTCTCGTGATGATCGTCCGGGTCTATACCATCACCTAGAATACATCGATATGTGTCGTGGTCCTCACGTACCAAACATGGGTTTCTGTCAACATTTCAAACTTCTTAACGTTGCAGGTGCTTACTGGCGTGGTAACAGCGACAATAAAATGTTGCAACGTATCTACGGTACAGCATTCCACGATAAGAAAGCATTGAAGGCGCACCTGACTCGTCTAGAAGAAGCTGCAAAGCGTGACCACCGTAAAATTGGTAAACAGCTAGACTTGTTCCACATGCAACAAGAAGCACCTGGTATGGTGTTCTGGCACCATAACGGTTGGAGCGTATTCCGCAGTCTAGAACAATTTGTTCGCAGTAAACTAACTGAATACGATTACCAAGAAGTGAAAGGTCCAATGATCATGGATCGCGTTCTTTGGGAACGTTCAGGTCACTGGGACAAATACGCAGATGCGATGTTCACGACTTCATCAGAAAACCGTGAATATGCGATTAAACCGATGAACTGTCCAGGTCACGTGCAGATCTTTAACCAAGGTCTAAAATCGTACCGCGATTTGCCATTACGTATGGCTGAGTTCGGTTCATGTCACCGTAACGAACCATCAGGTTCTTTACACGGTATTATGCGTGTTCGTGGCTTTACTCAAGATGATGCACACATCTTCTGTACTGAAGATCAAATTCAGCAAGAAGTAACATCTTGCATTAAGATGGTGTACGACACATATAAAACCTTTGGTTTTGAGAACATCGCTGTTAAACTATCAACTCGTCCTGAAAAACGTGTTGGCAGTGACGAAATCTGGGATAAATCTGAAGCAGACTTGATCACCTCATTGAACGCTCTTGAAATTCCGTTTGAGATTCAAGAGGGCGAGGGTGCTTTCTATGGTCCTAAGATCGAATTTACCTTGTACGACTGTTTAGGTCGTGCATGGCAGTGTGGTACGGTTCAGTTGGACTTCAACCTTCCTGGTCGCTTGGGTGCGACTTACGTAGGCGAAAACAACGAACGCGTTGTACCAGTAATGATTCACCGTGCGATTCTGGGTTCAATTGAACGCTTTATCGGTATTCTTATTGAAGAATACGCTGGCTTCTTCCCAACTTGGTTGGCGCCAGAACAAGCCGTTGTTGTGAACATTACCGATAAACAAGCTGATTATGCTCAAGAAGTAGCCCAAAAACTACAAAAATGTGGTATTCGTGCGAAAGCGGACTTGAGAAATGAGAAAATAGGCTTTAAAATTCGCGAACACACTTTGAAGCGTGTTCCGTACATGCTGGTTTGCGGTGACCAAGAAATGGAAGCCGGCGAAATCGCAGTACGTACTCGTAAAGGTAAGGATCTCGGTAAATTTAAGTTGGATGATTTCATTGAGCATATCCAATCTGAGGTTGCTAGCCGTAAGCTTAATCTGGAGGAATAA
- a CDS encoding DUF2628 domain-containing protein has product MTMETPVTQESQLSAKWLKRFELLDQFNAINRNRTDILRDKAFRALPWKKRFLITTNLWAFLFGPLYYFAKKMHRKGFVILGIASLWSAMLTVIEYQFSLTLPAFCFSILPSVICASYANFDYYLKKEIGQIMWARAPFWLHTTSGVAIFTLLGIGINIWAIQDVMQHEYYTYDAQHAFITETVRCGDSIIHVTTGEYRFNSKESICELLQE; this is encoded by the coding sequence ATGACAATGGAAACGCCTGTGACTCAAGAGTCACAACTCAGTGCGAAATGGCTTAAACGCTTTGAGTTGCTCGATCAATTCAATGCTATCAATAGAAACCGCACCGACATTCTACGTGATAAAGCATTTCGTGCTTTACCTTGGAAAAAACGCTTTCTCATCACGACCAACTTGTGGGCGTTCTTATTCGGACCGCTTTACTACTTCGCAAAAAAAATGCATCGCAAAGGCTTTGTTATCTTAGGGATAGCCTCGCTTTGGAGCGCAATGCTCACCGTAATTGAATACCAATTTAGTCTGACTTTGCCGGCTTTTTGTTTCAGTATTCTTCCTAGCGTAATTTGTGCTTCGTACGCTAATTTTGATTACTATTTAAAAAAAGAAATTGGTCAAATCATGTGGGCTAGAGCACCGTTCTGGCTTCATACCACATCGGGGGTTGCTATATTTACGTTGTTAGGCATTGGCATTAATATTTGGGCTATTCAAGATGTGATGCAGCATGAGTATTACACCTATGATGCACAACATGCATTTATAACAGAAACGGTTCGCTGTGGTGATTCAATCATCCATGTCACCACTGGGGAATATCGGTTTAATAGCAAAGAGTCGATCTGCGAATTACTACAAGAATAA